A window from Bos indicus isolate NIAB-ARS_2022 breed Sahiwal x Tharparkar chromosome 1, NIAB-ARS_B.indTharparkar_mat_pri_1.0, whole genome shotgun sequence encodes these proteins:
- the CRYGS gene encoding gamma-crystallin S isoform X1 — translation MSKAGTKITFFEDKNFQGRHYDSDCDCADFHMYLSRCNSIRVEGGTWAVYERPNFAGYMYILPRGEYPEYQHWMGLNDRLSSCRAVHLSSGGQYKLQIFEKGDFNGQMHETTEDCPSIMEQFHMREVHSCKVLEGAWIFYELPNYRGRQYLLDKKEYRKPVDWGAASPAVQSFRRIVE, via the exons ATTACTTTCTTTGAAGACAAAAACTTTCAAGGCCGCCACTATGACAGCGATTGCGACTGTGCAGATTTCCACATGTACCTGAGCCGCTGCAACTCCATCAGAGTGGAAGGAGGCACCTGGGCTGTGTATGAAAGGCCCAATTTTGCTGGGTACATGTACATCCTACCCCGGGGCGAGTATCCTGAGTACCAGCACTGGATGGGCCTCAACGACCGCCTCAGCTCCTGCAGGGCTGTTCACCTG tctagTGGAGGCCAGTATAAGCTTCAGATCTTTGAGAAAGGGGATTTTAATGGTCAGATGCATGAGACCACGGAAGACTGCCCTTCCATCATGGAGCAGTTCCACATGCGGGAGGTCCACTCCTGTAAGGTGCTGGAGGGCGCCTGGATCTTCTATGAGCTGCCCAACTACCGAGGCAGGCAGTACCTGCTGGACAAGAAGGAGTACCGGAAGCCCGTCGACTGGGGTGCAGCTTCCCCAGCTGTCCAGTCTTTCCGCCGCATTGTGGAGTGA
- the CRYGS gene encoding gamma-crystallin S isoform X2, with product MYLSRCNSIRVEGGTWAVYERPNFAGYMYILPRGEYPEYQHWMGLNDRLSSCRAVHLSSGGQYKLQIFEKGDFNGQMHETTEDCPSIMEQFHMREVHSCKVLEGAWIFYELPNYRGRQYLLDKKEYRKPVDWGAASPAVQSFRRIVE from the exons ATGTACCTGAGCCGCTGCAACTCCATCAGAGTGGAAGGAGGCACCTGGGCTGTGTATGAAAGGCCCAATTTTGCTGGGTACATGTACATCCTACCCCGGGGCGAGTATCCTGAGTACCAGCACTGGATGGGCCTCAACGACCGCCTCAGCTCCTGCAGGGCTGTTCACCTG tctagTGGAGGCCAGTATAAGCTTCAGATCTTTGAGAAAGGGGATTTTAATGGTCAGATGCATGAGACCACGGAAGACTGCCCTTCCATCATGGAGCAGTTCCACATGCGGGAGGTCCACTCCTGTAAGGTGCTGGAGGGCGCCTGGATCTTCTATGAGCTGCCCAACTACCGAGGCAGGCAGTACCTGCTGGACAAGAAGGAGTACCGGAAGCCCGTCGACTGGGGTGCAGCTTCCCCAGCTGTCCAGTCTTTCCGCCGCATTGTGGAGTGA